A single window of Dermacentor albipictus isolate Rhodes 1998 colony chromosome 1, USDA_Dalb.pri_finalv2, whole genome shotgun sequence DNA harbors:
- the LOC135906656 gene encoding protein tiptop-like isoform X3, with the protein MPRRKQHRPQRMQWEEGEAKVDAPADEAKEDGSVTSDTRSTSPPVLAETPPAEPRCSPVDSERASAATPKAPSSPMQDDVAAEPAALKEEPDDREVPLRKTSTPARDEAPPVLAPMVVVKKEEEEEEGDDINEEAAGEEDAPLDFSLKKPSGSDVAESGDEDMPVAEGPSANGATDSPLDLSVSRRRARTVPHEHKPAKLGRLDPTPGGPWLGARMPSAPTPVSMGARAIGSEPHHQHHSWNGKVKRERSTSSELGHATSSAMKIAFPEKTSAKGDAFRPASNRQNPWQSQWISRSGEQTKDVFTCVWCKESFQSLADMTLHMKQSPRCGMAGMHAAAPPPPPVSAGHTTPPPPKLTATPPGASGATTKDGVPLPRKLVRGQDVWLGKGAEQTRQILKCMWCGQSFKSLADMTTHMRVTQHYTNIISQEQIISWRTPEDKLANQSQVNAVLTCKVCDQAFGSLKELSYHMVKNSHYKEHILRSITEGGGRRRQTRERRKKSLPVRKLLELERMEMTARTGAPSNQTSPSPLGAAESDGKIACEECAEKVDAKDFVQHIKSCSRSQQLLKTALQQQARPEPCSSNESRKSAEDDTPPPPPPPLESPRPQSAEPDRAASAESEKRPNSTSSSSTSVLNAIERLIEKSFDSKGKRGGPTSAGILQRLGIDEEVYPPWHPAGSPRYGAIKSAGHSPRLTGGLASPCPSEETPANHASPRSGVSSPDKDAEPPVLDPERLSQPRSPAESVSTRASSPGADDLVIADGLPSRRSSERGGPDTDDLSSSSSCDTPLAEMKTASPKAKQNPRAASSSRSRRGQHNGEGDAVSDHPLKELQKLLDKTDAHLSRANAPQAASPGSILAFSWACNDAATSDSLMKCAFCDTHFVSKGAYRHHLSKMHFIKDGSAATPSDSPTWKAKEPAPKEASQGAAGSHGPAGSPAASPPASSPAAPADESPHSKFLKYTELAKQLSSKYV; encoded by the coding sequence GGGAGGAAGGCGAGGCGAAGGTGGACGCTCCTGCCGACGAAGCCAAGGAGGACGGCTCGGTGACAAGCGACACGCGAAGCACGTCGCCACCGGTGCTGGCCGAGACGCCTCCTGCCGAGCCGCGGTGCTCACCGGTGGACAGCGAGCGTGCTTCGGCGGCGACGCCCAAAGCTCCCTCCTCGCCCATGCAAGATGATGTGGCTGCCGAGCCGGCGGCACTCAAAGAGGAGCCGGACGACCGAGAAGTACCGCTGCGCAAGACCAGCACCCCTGCGCGCGACGAGGCGCCACCGGTCCTTGCGCCCATGGTCGTCGTCAAGaaggaggaagaagaggaagaaggggATGACATCAACGAAGAGGCTGCGGGCGAAGAGGACGCCCCGCTGGACTTTAGCCTCAAGAAGCCATCGGGAAGCGATGTGGCGGAGTCCGGGGATGAAGACATGCCGGTCGCGGAAGGCCCCTCAGCTAACGGGGCCACCGATTCGCCTCTAGACTTGTCGGTGTCACGACGAAGAGCGCGAACGGTACCGCACGAACACAAACCTGCGAAACTGGGCCGGCTAGACCCGACTCCCGGAGGGCCCTGGCTTGGGGCTCGAATGCCGTCAGCTCCGACGCCAGTGAGCATGGGCGCCAGGGCTATTGGCTCTGAGCCACATCACCAGCATCACTCTTGGAACGGCAAGGTTAAACGAGAACGAAGCACCTCGTCCGAATTAGGTCATGCAACGAGCTCTGCGATGAAAATAGCCTTTCCTGAAAAGACATCTGCCAAGGGAGATGCGTTCCGACCAGCCTCGAACAGGCAGAACCCGTGGCAAAGTCAATGGATCAGTCGGAGTGGTGAGCAGACCAAGGATGTCTTCACGTGTGTCTGGTGCAAGGAATCGTTTCAGTCACTGGCAGACATGACGCTGCACATGAAGCAATCTCCACGCTGCGGCATGGCTGGGATGCATGCAGCTGCACCGCCACCGCCGCCCGTATCAGCAGGCCATACCACTCCTCCCCCGCCAAAGCTTACGGCCACACCTCCAGGTGCCTCTGGCGCAACCACGAAAGACGGCGTGCCCCTGCCCCGAAAGCTGGTTCGTGGCCAAGACGTCTGGCTGGGAAAAGGCGCTGAACAGACGAGGCAGATCCTCAAGTGCATGTGGTGCGGACAGTCGTTCAAGTCGCTTGCCGACATGACAACGCACATGAGGGTCACGCAGCACTACACAAATATAATCAGCCAGGAGCAGATAATTTCGTGGCGGACTCCGGAGGACAAGCTCGCTAATCAGTCGCAAGTCAACGCGGTACTCACGTGTAAGGTCTGCGACCAGGCGTTCGGCTCGTTGAAAGAACTCAGCTACCACATGGTGAAGAACTCTCATTACAAGGAACATATTCTCCGCTCCATTACTGAAGGTGGTGGGCGGCGCCGACAGACGCGTGAACGGCGCAAGAAGTCCCTGCCTGTTCGCAAGCTGCTCGAACTGGAACGTATGGAGATGACGGCACGTACTGGAGCACCGAGCAACCAGACGTCGCCAAGTCCGCTTGGCGCTGCTGAGTCCGACGGCAAGATTGCCTGCGAAGAGTGCGCCGAGAAGGTGGACGCCAAAGACTTTGTCCAGCACATCAAAAGCTGCAGCCGCTCGCAGCAGTTGCTCAAGACCGCGTTGCAACAGCAGGCTAGACCCGAGCCCTGCTCTTCCAACGAGTCGCGCAAAAGCGCCGAGGACGATACGCCtccgcctccgccgccgccgctggagtCGCCGCGTCCGCAGTCTGCCGAGCCCGATCGCGCGGCCTCCGCCGAGTCGGAGAAGAGGCCCAATTCCACGTCATCGTCTTCAACGTCGGTCCTCAACGCCATCGAAAGACTCATCGAGAAGAGTTTCGACAGTAAAGGCAAGCGCGGAGGGCCTACGTCGGCTGGGATACTGCAGCGACTCGGCATCGACGAGGAAGTCTACCCTCCATGGCACCCAGCGGGCTCACCTCGCTACGGTGCCATCAAGTCGGCTGGCCACTCGCCACGGCTGACGGGAGGCCTCGCGTCGCCGTGCCCCTCCGAAGAGACGCCGGCCAACCACGCTTCGCCCCGCAGCGGCGTGTCTTCGCCTGACAAGGACGCGGAGCCGCCCGTGCTCGACCCGGAGCGCCTCAGCCAACCTCGGTCGCCCGCGGAGTCCGTGTCGACGAGAGCCAGCTCGCCGGGCGCAGACGACCTGGTGATCGCGGACGGGTTGCCTTCCCGGAGGTCGTCTGAGCGCGGCGGGCCGGACACGGACGATCTGTCGTCGTCCTCGTCTTGCGACACGCCGCTGGCCGAGATGAAGACGGCATCTCCCAAGGCCAAGCAGAACCCGCGAGCCGCGAGCTCGTCGCGCTCCAGGCGCGGCCAGCACAACGGCGAAGGCGACGCGGTCTCGGACCATCCGCTCAAGGAGCTGCAGAAACTGCTGGACAAGACGGACGCGCACCTGTCGCGCGCCAATGCGCCGCAGGCGGCGAGCCCTGGCTCTATCCTGGCTTTCAGCTGGGCCTGCAACGACGCAGCCACTTCGGACTCGCTCATGAAGTGCGCCTTCTGCGATACACACTTCGTGTCCAAGGGCGCCTACCGGCACCACCTCTCCAAGATGCACTTCATCAAGGACGGCTCTGCGGCGACGCCGAGTGATTCGCCCACCTGGAAGGCCAAGGAGCCGGCGCCCAAGGAGGCGTCGCAGGGCGCCGCAGGCAGCCACGGACCGGCTGGTTCGCCAGCTGCCTCGCCGCCGGCCAGCTCGCCAGCGGCTCCTGCCGACGAGAGCCCGCACTCTAAGTTTCTCAAGTACACGGAACTGGCCAAGCAGTTGTCCAGTAAGTACGTGTGA
- the LOC135906656 gene encoding protein tiptop-like isoform X1, with translation MVIRSASAEAVAVIAPAVTAATASVTTTRRRPRKAPPRPSCRLSLVDAVVAGLAAAAAKKHQWEEGEAKVDAPADEAKEDGSVTSDTRSTSPPVLAETPPAEPRCSPVDSERASAATPKAPSSPMQDDVAAEPAALKEEPDDREVPLRKTSTPARDEAPPVLAPMVVVKKEEEEEEGDDINEEAAGEEDAPLDFSLKKPSGSDVAESGDEDMPVAEGPSANGATDSPLDLSVSRRRARTVPHEHKPAKLGRLDPTPGGPWLGARMPSAPTPVSMGARAIGSEPHHQHHSWNGKVKRERSTSSELGHATSSAMKIAFPEKTSAKGDAFRPASNRQNPWQSQWISRSGEQTKDVFTCVWCKESFQSLADMTLHMKQSPRCGMAGMHAAAPPPPPVSAGHTTPPPPKLTATPPGASGATTKDGVPLPRKLVRGQDVWLGKGAEQTRQILKCMWCGQSFKSLADMTTHMRVTQHYTNIISQEQIISWRTPEDKLANQSQVNAVLTCKVCDQAFGSLKELSYHMVKNSHYKEHILRSITEGGGRRRQTRERRKKSLPVRKLLELERMEMTARTGAPSNQTSPSPLGAAESDGKIACEECAEKVDAKDFVQHIKSCSRSQQLLKTALQQQARPEPCSSNESRKSAEDDTPPPPPPPLESPRPQSAEPDRAASAESEKRPNSTSSSSTSVLNAIERLIEKSFDSKGKRGGPTSAGILQRLGIDEEVYPPWHPAGSPRYGAIKSAGHSPRLTGGLASPCPSEETPANHASPRSGVSSPDKDAEPPVLDPERLSQPRSPAESVSTRASSPGADDLVIADGLPSRRSSERGGPDTDDLSSSSSCDTPLAEMKTASPKAKQNPRAASSSRSRRGQHNGEGDAVSDHPLKELQKLLDKTDAHLSRANAPQAASPGSILAFSWACNDAATSDSLMKCAFCDTHFVSKGAYRHHLSKMHFIKDGSAATPSDSPTWKAKEPAPKEASQGAAGSHGPAGSPAASPPASSPAAPADESPHSKFLKYTELAKQLSSKYV, from the exons ATGGTCATCCGGTCGGCGTCCGCCGAAGCGGTGGCCGTGATCGCGCCCGCGGTCACGGCAGCGACGGCCTCCGTCACGACGACGCGGCGCCGGCCGCGCAAGGCGCCGCCACGGCCCAGCTGTCGGTTGTCGCTCGTCGACGCCGTCGTGGCCGGCCTGGCCGCTGCAGCCGCCAAGAAGCACCAAT GGGAGGAAGGCGAGGCGAAGGTGGACGCTCCTGCCGACGAAGCCAAGGAGGACGGCTCGGTGACAAGCGACACGCGAAGCACGTCGCCACCGGTGCTGGCCGAGACGCCTCCTGCCGAGCCGCGGTGCTCACCGGTGGACAGCGAGCGTGCTTCGGCGGCGACGCCCAAAGCTCCCTCCTCGCCCATGCAAGATGATGTGGCTGCCGAGCCGGCGGCACTCAAAGAGGAGCCGGACGACCGAGAAGTACCGCTGCGCAAGACCAGCACCCCTGCGCGCGACGAGGCGCCACCGGTCCTTGCGCCCATGGTCGTCGTCAAGaaggaggaagaagaggaagaaggggATGACATCAACGAAGAGGCTGCGGGCGAAGAGGACGCCCCGCTGGACTTTAGCCTCAAGAAGCCATCGGGAAGCGATGTGGCGGAGTCCGGGGATGAAGACATGCCGGTCGCGGAAGGCCCCTCAGCTAACGGGGCCACCGATTCGCCTCTAGACTTGTCGGTGTCACGACGAAGAGCGCGAACGGTACCGCACGAACACAAACCTGCGAAACTGGGCCGGCTAGACCCGACTCCCGGAGGGCCCTGGCTTGGGGCTCGAATGCCGTCAGCTCCGACGCCAGTGAGCATGGGCGCCAGGGCTATTGGCTCTGAGCCACATCACCAGCATCACTCTTGGAACGGCAAGGTTAAACGAGAACGAAGCACCTCGTCCGAATTAGGTCATGCAACGAGCTCTGCGATGAAAATAGCCTTTCCTGAAAAGACATCTGCCAAGGGAGATGCGTTCCGACCAGCCTCGAACAGGCAGAACCCGTGGCAAAGTCAATGGATCAGTCGGAGTGGTGAGCAGACCAAGGATGTCTTCACGTGTGTCTGGTGCAAGGAATCGTTTCAGTCACTGGCAGACATGACGCTGCACATGAAGCAATCTCCACGCTGCGGCATGGCTGGGATGCATGCAGCTGCACCGCCACCGCCGCCCGTATCAGCAGGCCATACCACTCCTCCCCCGCCAAAGCTTACGGCCACACCTCCAGGTGCCTCTGGCGCAACCACGAAAGACGGCGTGCCCCTGCCCCGAAAGCTGGTTCGTGGCCAAGACGTCTGGCTGGGAAAAGGCGCTGAACAGACGAGGCAGATCCTCAAGTGCATGTGGTGCGGACAGTCGTTCAAGTCGCTTGCCGACATGACAACGCACATGAGGGTCACGCAGCACTACACAAATATAATCAGCCAGGAGCAGATAATTTCGTGGCGGACTCCGGAGGACAAGCTCGCTAATCAGTCGCAAGTCAACGCGGTACTCACGTGTAAGGTCTGCGACCAGGCGTTCGGCTCGTTGAAAGAACTCAGCTACCACATGGTGAAGAACTCTCATTACAAGGAACATATTCTCCGCTCCATTACTGAAGGTGGTGGGCGGCGCCGACAGACGCGTGAACGGCGCAAGAAGTCCCTGCCTGTTCGCAAGCTGCTCGAACTGGAACGTATGGAGATGACGGCACGTACTGGAGCACCGAGCAACCAGACGTCGCCAAGTCCGCTTGGCGCTGCTGAGTCCGACGGCAAGATTGCCTGCGAAGAGTGCGCCGAGAAGGTGGACGCCAAAGACTTTGTCCAGCACATCAAAAGCTGCAGCCGCTCGCAGCAGTTGCTCAAGACCGCGTTGCAACAGCAGGCTAGACCCGAGCCCTGCTCTTCCAACGAGTCGCGCAAAAGCGCCGAGGACGATACGCCtccgcctccgccgccgccgctggagtCGCCGCGTCCGCAGTCTGCCGAGCCCGATCGCGCGGCCTCCGCCGAGTCGGAGAAGAGGCCCAATTCCACGTCATCGTCTTCAACGTCGGTCCTCAACGCCATCGAAAGACTCATCGAGAAGAGTTTCGACAGTAAAGGCAAGCGCGGAGGGCCTACGTCGGCTGGGATACTGCAGCGACTCGGCATCGACGAGGAAGTCTACCCTCCATGGCACCCAGCGGGCTCACCTCGCTACGGTGCCATCAAGTCGGCTGGCCACTCGCCACGGCTGACGGGAGGCCTCGCGTCGCCGTGCCCCTCCGAAGAGACGCCGGCCAACCACGCTTCGCCCCGCAGCGGCGTGTCTTCGCCTGACAAGGACGCGGAGCCGCCCGTGCTCGACCCGGAGCGCCTCAGCCAACCTCGGTCGCCCGCGGAGTCCGTGTCGACGAGAGCCAGCTCGCCGGGCGCAGACGACCTGGTGATCGCGGACGGGTTGCCTTCCCGGAGGTCGTCTGAGCGCGGCGGGCCGGACACGGACGATCTGTCGTCGTCCTCGTCTTGCGACACGCCGCTGGCCGAGATGAAGACGGCATCTCCCAAGGCCAAGCAGAACCCGCGAGCCGCGAGCTCGTCGCGCTCCAGGCGCGGCCAGCACAACGGCGAAGGCGACGCGGTCTCGGACCATCCGCTCAAGGAGCTGCAGAAACTGCTGGACAAGACGGACGCGCACCTGTCGCGCGCCAATGCGCCGCAGGCGGCGAGCCCTGGCTCTATCCTGGCTTTCAGCTGGGCCTGCAACGACGCAGCCACTTCGGACTCGCTCATGAAGTGCGCCTTCTGCGATACACACTTCGTGTCCAAGGGCGCCTACCGGCACCACCTCTCCAAGATGCACTTCATCAAGGACGGCTCTGCGGCGACGCCGAGTGATTCGCCCACCTGGAAGGCCAAGGAGCCGGCGCCCAAGGAGGCGTCGCAGGGCGCCGCAGGCAGCCACGGACCGGCTGGTTCGCCAGCTGCCTCGCCGCCGGCCAGCTCGCCAGCGGCTCCTGCCGACGAGAGCCCGCACTCTAAGTTTCTCAAGTACACGGAACTGGCCAAGCAGTTGTCCAGTAAGTACGTGTGA
- the LOC135906656 gene encoding protein tiptop-like isoform X2: MLFFFVRPLRIFPVRQAIIPPFIPCAQLGEEGEAKVDAPADEAKEDGSVTSDTRSTSPPVLAETPPAEPRCSPVDSERASAATPKAPSSPMQDDVAAEPAALKEEPDDREVPLRKTSTPARDEAPPVLAPMVVVKKEEEEEEGDDINEEAAGEEDAPLDFSLKKPSGSDVAESGDEDMPVAEGPSANGATDSPLDLSVSRRRARTVPHEHKPAKLGRLDPTPGGPWLGARMPSAPTPVSMGARAIGSEPHHQHHSWNGKVKRERSTSSELGHATSSAMKIAFPEKTSAKGDAFRPASNRQNPWQSQWISRSGEQTKDVFTCVWCKESFQSLADMTLHMKQSPRCGMAGMHAAAPPPPPVSAGHTTPPPPKLTATPPGASGATTKDGVPLPRKLVRGQDVWLGKGAEQTRQILKCMWCGQSFKSLADMTTHMRVTQHYTNIISQEQIISWRTPEDKLANQSQVNAVLTCKVCDQAFGSLKELSYHMVKNSHYKEHILRSITEGGGRRRQTRERRKKSLPVRKLLELERMEMTARTGAPSNQTSPSPLGAAESDGKIACEECAEKVDAKDFVQHIKSCSRSQQLLKTALQQQARPEPCSSNESRKSAEDDTPPPPPPPLESPRPQSAEPDRAASAESEKRPNSTSSSSTSVLNAIERLIEKSFDSKGKRGGPTSAGILQRLGIDEEVYPPWHPAGSPRYGAIKSAGHSPRLTGGLASPCPSEETPANHASPRSGVSSPDKDAEPPVLDPERLSQPRSPAESVSTRASSPGADDLVIADGLPSRRSSERGGPDTDDLSSSSSCDTPLAEMKTASPKAKQNPRAASSSRSRRGQHNGEGDAVSDHPLKELQKLLDKTDAHLSRANAPQAASPGSILAFSWACNDAATSDSLMKCAFCDTHFVSKGAYRHHLSKMHFIKDGSAATPSDSPTWKAKEPAPKEASQGAAGSHGPAGSPAASPPASSPAAPADESPHSKFLKYTELAKQLSSKYV, translated from the coding sequence GGGAGGAAGGCGAGGCGAAGGTGGACGCTCCTGCCGACGAAGCCAAGGAGGACGGCTCGGTGACAAGCGACACGCGAAGCACGTCGCCACCGGTGCTGGCCGAGACGCCTCCTGCCGAGCCGCGGTGCTCACCGGTGGACAGCGAGCGTGCTTCGGCGGCGACGCCCAAAGCTCCCTCCTCGCCCATGCAAGATGATGTGGCTGCCGAGCCGGCGGCACTCAAAGAGGAGCCGGACGACCGAGAAGTACCGCTGCGCAAGACCAGCACCCCTGCGCGCGACGAGGCGCCACCGGTCCTTGCGCCCATGGTCGTCGTCAAGaaggaggaagaagaggaagaaggggATGACATCAACGAAGAGGCTGCGGGCGAAGAGGACGCCCCGCTGGACTTTAGCCTCAAGAAGCCATCGGGAAGCGATGTGGCGGAGTCCGGGGATGAAGACATGCCGGTCGCGGAAGGCCCCTCAGCTAACGGGGCCACCGATTCGCCTCTAGACTTGTCGGTGTCACGACGAAGAGCGCGAACGGTACCGCACGAACACAAACCTGCGAAACTGGGCCGGCTAGACCCGACTCCCGGAGGGCCCTGGCTTGGGGCTCGAATGCCGTCAGCTCCGACGCCAGTGAGCATGGGCGCCAGGGCTATTGGCTCTGAGCCACATCACCAGCATCACTCTTGGAACGGCAAGGTTAAACGAGAACGAAGCACCTCGTCCGAATTAGGTCATGCAACGAGCTCTGCGATGAAAATAGCCTTTCCTGAAAAGACATCTGCCAAGGGAGATGCGTTCCGACCAGCCTCGAACAGGCAGAACCCGTGGCAAAGTCAATGGATCAGTCGGAGTGGTGAGCAGACCAAGGATGTCTTCACGTGTGTCTGGTGCAAGGAATCGTTTCAGTCACTGGCAGACATGACGCTGCACATGAAGCAATCTCCACGCTGCGGCATGGCTGGGATGCATGCAGCTGCACCGCCACCGCCGCCCGTATCAGCAGGCCATACCACTCCTCCCCCGCCAAAGCTTACGGCCACACCTCCAGGTGCCTCTGGCGCAACCACGAAAGACGGCGTGCCCCTGCCCCGAAAGCTGGTTCGTGGCCAAGACGTCTGGCTGGGAAAAGGCGCTGAACAGACGAGGCAGATCCTCAAGTGCATGTGGTGCGGACAGTCGTTCAAGTCGCTTGCCGACATGACAACGCACATGAGGGTCACGCAGCACTACACAAATATAATCAGCCAGGAGCAGATAATTTCGTGGCGGACTCCGGAGGACAAGCTCGCTAATCAGTCGCAAGTCAACGCGGTACTCACGTGTAAGGTCTGCGACCAGGCGTTCGGCTCGTTGAAAGAACTCAGCTACCACATGGTGAAGAACTCTCATTACAAGGAACATATTCTCCGCTCCATTACTGAAGGTGGTGGGCGGCGCCGACAGACGCGTGAACGGCGCAAGAAGTCCCTGCCTGTTCGCAAGCTGCTCGAACTGGAACGTATGGAGATGACGGCACGTACTGGAGCACCGAGCAACCAGACGTCGCCAAGTCCGCTTGGCGCTGCTGAGTCCGACGGCAAGATTGCCTGCGAAGAGTGCGCCGAGAAGGTGGACGCCAAAGACTTTGTCCAGCACATCAAAAGCTGCAGCCGCTCGCAGCAGTTGCTCAAGACCGCGTTGCAACAGCAGGCTAGACCCGAGCCCTGCTCTTCCAACGAGTCGCGCAAAAGCGCCGAGGACGATACGCCtccgcctccgccgccgccgctggagtCGCCGCGTCCGCAGTCTGCCGAGCCCGATCGCGCGGCCTCCGCCGAGTCGGAGAAGAGGCCCAATTCCACGTCATCGTCTTCAACGTCGGTCCTCAACGCCATCGAAAGACTCATCGAGAAGAGTTTCGACAGTAAAGGCAAGCGCGGAGGGCCTACGTCGGCTGGGATACTGCAGCGACTCGGCATCGACGAGGAAGTCTACCCTCCATGGCACCCAGCGGGCTCACCTCGCTACGGTGCCATCAAGTCGGCTGGCCACTCGCCACGGCTGACGGGAGGCCTCGCGTCGCCGTGCCCCTCCGAAGAGACGCCGGCCAACCACGCTTCGCCCCGCAGCGGCGTGTCTTCGCCTGACAAGGACGCGGAGCCGCCCGTGCTCGACCCGGAGCGCCTCAGCCAACCTCGGTCGCCCGCGGAGTCCGTGTCGACGAGAGCCAGCTCGCCGGGCGCAGACGACCTGGTGATCGCGGACGGGTTGCCTTCCCGGAGGTCGTCTGAGCGCGGCGGGCCGGACACGGACGATCTGTCGTCGTCCTCGTCTTGCGACACGCCGCTGGCCGAGATGAAGACGGCATCTCCCAAGGCCAAGCAGAACCCGCGAGCCGCGAGCTCGTCGCGCTCCAGGCGCGGCCAGCACAACGGCGAAGGCGACGCGGTCTCGGACCATCCGCTCAAGGAGCTGCAGAAACTGCTGGACAAGACGGACGCGCACCTGTCGCGCGCCAATGCGCCGCAGGCGGCGAGCCCTGGCTCTATCCTGGCTTTCAGCTGGGCCTGCAACGACGCAGCCACTTCGGACTCGCTCATGAAGTGCGCCTTCTGCGATACACACTTCGTGTCCAAGGGCGCCTACCGGCACCACCTCTCCAAGATGCACTTCATCAAGGACGGCTCTGCGGCGACGCCGAGTGATTCGCCCACCTGGAAGGCCAAGGAGCCGGCGCCCAAGGAGGCGTCGCAGGGCGCCGCAGGCAGCCACGGACCGGCTGGTTCGCCAGCTGCCTCGCCGCCGGCCAGCTCGCCAGCGGCTCCTGCCGACGAGAGCCCGCACTCTAAGTTTCTCAAGTACACGGAACTGGCCAAGCAGTTGTCCAGTAAGTACGTGTGA